Proteins from one bacterium genomic window:
- a CDS encoding translocation/assembly module TamB domain-containing protein — translation MTLKLALRNTLKIIIGTVVSIVLLIGLVLAAIQLPWVKNILRGEIERIANKSLYAKLTIGKIEGNFLTHISVFDGRIAFGDTSVLAFESVDVAISPLAIFNKQIQVDHIRIRKPFIHAIGDTNGVINLARLAKPIEPEPVDSAAEPLAGFTINLDEFSIEEGHVKVQLPAFDGALQNLNVRMNVKASPNKQNIKLDQLAFLLTKNKLNKAKETVKTDSLDIKNIGLDVSAHLLARSLYYQINHPEKRDSLWLDINEFRFVTDQTDVYVKGRFLLPDSARGIALQYTADIKTQPLHLSDIRRFAPVQMRNIDKIEFEALATGNDRTATISDLRIHTPAGTLRGFADVHFGADEPLRYVTELEFLGINAAAFADNPDLFTNINGHIRAEGAGIEPKTLTSKLELQLVKSKAYGIGIDRFTINADVQNGKAQLTKFEGITTAGNFNCDGYYNLIDETYHLQTRLRSINIADVVGDTSLQSSINLSLAYDGKGLNPKTAKGQVRVVSDSSKILGRELQNLTFDASQQNGRLTLNEVKLRTPLANVTASGSVGLDSSVNLKYTMETVDFTLLKKYLGNDSLLKDSLNLKLKYNGSLRGTPNKMTTAGFLTLTNFIFSGITIDSMQFSYFFDNLSPNQLARALDFRREDTTIIGDVFLYTHMVNMEGMVFRDFTTSITKEKGRTLFEVSGSQDTADAFASVRGSLVLENEKRGELFFDELFLKINGKSMRTREVSQKLGEDAMIDTTFERWTESWKNSQPVDIFFDIEKNQYEFRNFNLDIGRGSVSLAGKADIAGDQNLDIKLKDLDLSRANALIGSKQSVVEGILNMTASLKGTFEKPVILADWSITKGKASEFTYENFLGNMQYLNRKIQVNMTLNQNSEKSLTMGGYVPIDLSFKDVKERFTNRPMNFKMHSEGIDLRFLQSFFGRSLRLNRGDIKVDMTISGNKEKPKLEGEVKIEGGQITFPRSTLGQTFRNISMYVKLTPERVFLDTLFVQSGKDPRSRLFAQGSVDLGDVLKDFKFENVDKISYLINAQFTDFVPINTKSETSYLHTASISGKMTVKAPTLYYTQISGDLVINNSEIWVVDPRKAKLATASAPAKKGEKHSIDFYKNLDLDVNIDLPENADNAIRSAEMLLTLYGNIGVTKPPESEEFFLSGDVKTRPGGKYAYLSIAFNIEKGDIVFTGEPGVNPNLDIVAKKRFEYKDSEGQSIPAEARIQVTGKLLKPEVAISAVERGTEDSPLPDLTEPADILSYLVLGVKTKDLAKVDASQAKDIVQQTAINQVLNIVANKAGLSKLEYIPSTSDASKATIEVGKRISETVSVNFSGGTDPTVGRSITLEVVADSVWGVRKFLKSWKKTLEFEYKQPPQEKTDQPDIFNLLLYFRKEY, via the coding sequence ATGACATTAAAACTGGCACTTCGCAACACTCTCAAAATTATAATCGGTACGGTTGTATCTATCGTACTTCTCATCGGGCTTGTTCTTGCGGCCATTCAGTTGCCATGGGTCAAGAATATTTTGCGCGGAGAGATCGAACGCATTGCTAATAAATCACTCTACGCGAAACTAACTATAGGCAAAATCGAAGGTAATTTTCTCACGCACATAAGCGTATTTGACGGGCGGATCGCTTTTGGTGATACCTCCGTATTGGCGTTTGAATCTGTAGATGTGGCCATTTCTCCTTTGGCGATTTTCAATAAACAAATTCAAGTTGACCATATTCGTATCCGTAAACCTTTTATTCACGCTATCGGCGATACCAACGGGGTAATCAATCTGGCACGTTTAGCCAAACCTATAGAACCGGAGCCAGTAGATAGCGCGGCGGAACCTCTGGCTGGTTTTACCATTAATTTGGATGAGTTCTCAATAGAGGAAGGTCACGTAAAAGTCCAACTACCTGCTTTTGACGGTGCACTTCAAAATCTTAATGTACGTATGAACGTCAAAGCGTCACCCAATAAACAAAATATTAAACTGGATCAGTTAGCGTTTCTTTTGACTAAAAACAAATTGAACAAAGCTAAAGAAACAGTCAAAACGGATTCGCTTGATATCAAAAATATCGGATTGGACGTTTCAGCCCACTTATTAGCGCGTTCATTGTATTATCAGATCAATCATCCGGAAAAACGGGATTCGTTATGGTTGGATATCAATGAATTTCGATTTGTTACTGACCAGACGGATGTGTATGTCAAAGGACGATTCCTGCTACCGGACAGTGCGCGGGGTATTGCTTTACAATATACAGCCGACATTAAAACACAGCCTTTACATCTTTCGGATATTCGCAGGTTTGCACCTGTTCAAATGCGGAACATTGATAAGATCGAATTTGAAGCGCTCGCCACAGGCAATGATAGAACTGCAACCATCAGTGATCTGCGCATTCATACACCGGCCGGTACATTACGTGGATTTGCAGACGTACATTTTGGCGCCGACGAACCATTGCGTTATGTAACCGAGCTTGAGTTTTTGGGTATCAATGCGGCTGCTTTTGCGGATAATCCTGATCTTTTTACCAATATCAACGGACATATTCGTGCTGAGGGTGCGGGTATAGAGCCTAAAACTCTAACGAGTAAACTCGAACTCCAATTAGTCAAATCCAAAGCTTACGGGATTGGCATTGATCGCTTTACGATCAACGCGGACGTGCAAAATGGGAAAGCTCAATTGACTAAATTTGAGGGAATAACAACAGCCGGGAATTTTAATTGCGATGGATATTATAATCTAATTGATGAAACGTACCACCTTCAAACACGGTTACGTTCGATCAATATCGCGGATGTCGTCGGTGACACATCGCTGCAGAGCTCAATCAATCTTTCGCTAGCCTATGACGGCAAAGGCCTCAACCCTAAAACGGCCAAAGGCCAAGTGCGCGTGGTTTCGGATTCGTCAAAAATTTTAGGCCGCGAACTTCAAAATCTTACATTTGATGCCAGTCAGCAGAACGGTCGCTTGACACTCAACGAAGTAAAACTAAGAACACCGCTGGCCAATGTTACGGCTTCGGGTTCGGTGGGGTTAGATTCGTCAGTCAACCTCAAATACACGATGGAGACTGTTGATTTCACGCTTCTAAAAAAATATTTGGGTAATGATAGTTTACTCAAAGATTCACTGAACTTGAAATTAAAGTATAACGGAAGCCTTCGCGGAACGCCCAATAAAATGACGACGGCCGGTTTTTTGACTCTGACCAATTTTATTTTTTCCGGTATCACAATTGATTCCATGCAGTTTAGTTATTTTTTTGATAATCTTTCGCCCAACCAATTAGCACGCGCATTGGATTTTCGCCGCGAAGATACCACCATTATCGGCGATGTTTTTTTGTATACCCACATGGTCAATATGGAAGGTATGGTTTTTAGGGACTTTACCACATCTATAACCAAAGAAAAAGGCCGTACATTATTTGAGGTTTCCGGATCGCAGGATACGGCCGATGCTTTTGCGAGTGTGCGCGGAAGTTTAGTTTTGGAAAATGAAAAACGAGGTGAGTTGTTTTTTGATGAACTCTTCCTCAAGATCAACGGTAAGTCCATGCGGACACGGGAAGTATCACAAAAACTCGGCGAAGATGCAATGATTGATACGACATTTGAGCGGTGGACGGAGTCGTGGAAGAACAGTCAGCCTGTTGACATATTTTTTGACATCGAAAAAAATCAGTATGAGTTTAGAAATTTCAATTTAGACATCGGACGTGGATCAGTAAGCCTGGCCGGTAAAGCGGACATAGCCGGCGATCAAAATCTTGATATTAAGCTCAAGGATTTGGATTTGTCGCGCGCCAATGCTTTGATAGGTTCCAAACAATCGGTTGTCGAAGGTATTCTCAATATGACGGCGAGCCTCAAAGGTACATTTGAGAAACCGGTAATTTTGGCCGACTGGAGTATCACCAAAGGTAAAGCCTCCGAATTTACGTATGAAAACTTTCTCGGAAACATGCAGTATCTGAATCGCAAAATTCAGGTCAATATGACGCTCAATCAAAATTCAGAAAAATCGCTTACGATGGGCGGATATGTACCGATAGATCTTTCGTTTAAAGATGTCAAAGAACGTTTTACCAATCGCCCGATGAATTTTAAGATGCACAGCGAAGGTATTGATTTGCGGTTTTTGCAGTCTTTTTTTGGGCGGTCGCTTCGCCTCAATCGTGGTGATATCAAAGTAGATATGACGATCAGTGGCAATAAAGAAAAACCAAAACTGGAAGGTGAAGTTAAAATAGAAGGCGGTCAAATTACGTTTCCGCGATCAACTTTGGGGCAGACTTTTAGAAATATCAGTATGTATGTCAAATTGACGCCGGAGCGTGTTTTTTTGGATACGTTATTTGTCCAATCGGGGAAAGATCCGCGTTCGAGGCTTTTTGCGCAAGGTTCGGTGGATCTCGGCGATGTCCTCAAGGACTTCAAATTTGAAAACGTTGATAAAATAAGCTATCTCATCAATGCACAGTTTACTGACTTTGTACCTATCAATACGAAATCAGAAACCTCGTATCTTCATACGGCTTCTATATCAGGTAAAATGACAGTTAAAGCGCCCACGCTATATTATACGCAGATTTCGGGTGATCTGGTGATTAATAATTCTGAAATTTGGGTCGTGGACCCTCGTAAAGCCAAGTTAGCCACGGCGTCAGCACCAGCTAAAAAAGGCGAGAAGCACTCCATTGATTTTTACAAAAATCTAGATTTAGATGTCAATATTGATTTGCCGGAAAATGCGGATAATGCGATTCGAAGCGCGGAAATGTTACTTACGCTCTATGGGAATATCGGTGTAACCAAACCACCGGAATCCGAAGAATTTTTCCTAAGCGGTGACGTGAAAACGCGTCCGGGTGGGAAATATGCTTATCTGAGTATTGCGTTTAATATCGAAAAAGGCGACATCGTATTTACGGGTGAACCCGGAGTCAATCCAAATTTGGATATCGTCGCTAAGAAGCGATTTGAATACAAAGATTCGGAAGGTCAAAGTATTCCTGCCGAAGCACGCATTCAGGTAACCGGTAAATTACTCAAACCGGAAGTGGCCATTTCGGCCGTCGAACGCGGAACGGAAGATTCACCATTGCCGGATTTGACAGAGCCCGCGGATATTTTGTCTTACCTGGTACTCGGGGTAAAGACTAAAGATTTGGCCAAGGTGGATGCGTCGCAAGCAAAAGATATTGTGCAGCAAACAGCGATCAATCAAGTGTTGAATATCGTAGCCAACAAGGCCGGATTATCAAAATTGGAATACATACCCAGCACGTCGGATGCGAGCAAGGCAACGATCGAGGTTGGCAAACGCATCAGTGAAACAGTTTCGGTAAATTTTTCAGGCGGTACGGACCCTACTGTCGGACGATCCATCACATTGGAAGTTGTGGCCGATAGCGTGTGGGGTGTTCGCAAATTTTTAAAATCCTGGAAAAAAACACTCGAATTTGAATATAAGCAACCACCGCAGGAAAAAACGGATCAACCCGACATTTTTAACCTTCTGCTCTACTTCCGGAAAGAATACTGA
- a CDS encoding amidohydrolase yields MSRIKIIDIHIHIQPWWQLKPEIRTRMAHGKENYDQLLDIMKNPAKLIALMDKADIEKVGLINYVSPDLMGFDDSSNDFSSAYQKYAPDRFIAYGSVHPRFTKDAEADIHRLIHDLGIRAIKVHPPHQLYYPNDYLNGMKNLEIIYRRCEEWGIPVMIHTGTSFFAGARIKYGDPIHVDDVAVDFPNLKIIMAHGGRPLWMETAFYLVRRHKNVSIDISSIPPKKILTDYFPRLEEIADKVYFGTDWPGPQVDDMRKNADEFLSLPLDETAKLKIVRENALKLFG; encoded by the coding sequence ATGTCTCGCATCAAGATTATAGATATTCACATTCATATCCAGCCGTGGTGGCAATTGAAGCCGGAGATACGCACGCGTATGGCCCACGGGAAAGAGAACTACGATCAACTTCTGGATATTATGAAAAACCCGGCCAAGTTGATCGCGTTGATGGATAAGGCCGATATAGAAAAAGTAGGTTTGATCAACTATGTAAGCCCTGATCTGATGGGTTTTGACGATTCATCCAATGATTTTTCGTCGGCGTATCAAAAATATGCTCCGGATCGGTTTATCGCCTATGGATCTGTACATCCTCGATTCACCAAAGATGCCGAAGCGGATATACACCGATTGATTCACGATCTCGGCATTCGCGCCATCAAGGTGCATCCGCCGCATCAGCTCTATTATCCAAATGATTATTTGAACGGCATGAAAAACTTGGAAATTATTTACCGTCGCTGTGAAGAGTGGGGAATACCGGTGATGATACATACCGGTACGTCTTTTTTTGCGGGAGCGCGTATCAAGTACGGTGATCCGATTCATGTGGATGATGTAGCGGTAGATTTTCCCAATCTCAAAATCATCATGGCGCACGGCGGGAGGCCGCTATGGATGGAGACGGCTTTTTATCTTGTGCGCCGTCATAAAAATGTGTCGATTGATATTTCCTCCATTCCTCCCAAAAAAATACTGACGGATTATTTTCCCCGTCTTGAGGAAATAGCGGATAAGGTATATTTTGGTACGGATTGGCCGGGCCCGCAGGTAGATGATATGCGTAAAAACGCCGATGAATTTCTTTCTTTACCGCTCGATGAAACCGCCAAACTAAAAATAGTTCGTGAAAATGCTTTGAAACTTTTTGGTTAA
- a CDS encoding DUF3467 domain-containing protein: MAEEKKMQEIQIHFPPEKQSGTYANNMVVAHSKEEFILDFMLVTPPTGVVNARIVMSPGHVKRVIAALAQNMRHYEEQFGKIEEASEPKNPFGFQA, from the coding sequence ATGGCTGAAGAAAAGAAAATGCAGGAAATCCAAATTCACTTTCCCCCTGAAAAACAATCCGGAACGTATGCCAATAATATGGTCGTAGCGCACTCCAAAGAAGAATTTATACTCGATTTTATGCTGGTAACGCCTCCGACAGGTGTAGTTAATGCCCGAATCGTTATGAGCCCCGGTCATGTCAAACGTGTCATCGCGGCCCTTGCACAAAATATGCGCCACTACGAAGAACAATTCGGTAAAATCGAAGAAGCCAGCGAACCTAAAAATCCATTTGGTTTTCAGGCGTAA
- a CDS encoding efflux RND transporter periplasmic adaptor subunit: MNKKIWIIGGIAVLVAVILGWIVWGGSTAAGGYKTESVTRGDISVVITATGKVNPVTRVQVGTQITGTISRIFADFNQKVRKGQEIAEIDPTFLKAQLLEAEANAEKAKAQVEQSKKTLDRATELFDRKLISQSEKDEALTNYNLAGAQYKQAMAAYNRAEVSLRYTSIVSPIDGVVISRNVDVGQTVAASLQAPILFVIANDLSKIQVEATIDEVDIGKVKVNQEVSFYVDAYPDEKFKGRVAQVRLQPITTQNLVSYEVIIEVENRDNKLLPGMTANLSIIVDTKKDVVKVPNMALRFQPALTQEQFKKYSAMYGDKFDLKNSAMVWALQSGELAPIIVDPGLTDGQYTEIRGDQLTIEQILVTGISTVAAPGSARDRFAPKK; the protein is encoded by the coding sequence ATGAATAAGAAAATATGGATCATCGGAGGTATTGCCGTGCTTGTGGCCGTAATCCTCGGATGGATTGTGTGGGGCGGATCAACCGCTGCCGGGGGTTATAAAACGGAATCCGTTACGCGCGGCGATATTTCCGTGGTCATCACGGCGACCGGCAAAGTCAATCCGGTCACGCGCGTGCAAGTCGGTACTCAGATCACGGGCACGATTTCACGCATCTTTGCCGATTTTAATCAGAAGGTGCGCAAAGGGCAGGAGATTGCCGAAATTGATCCTACATTTTTAAAAGCACAACTTTTAGAAGCCGAAGCCAATGCGGAAAAGGCCAAAGCGCAAGTAGAACAATCGAAAAAAACGCTCGATCGAGCTACCGAACTTTTTGATCGAAAATTGATTTCTCAATCGGAAAAAGATGAGGCGCTGACTAATTACAATTTGGCCGGAGCGCAATACAAACAAGCTATGGCCGCCTATAATCGTGCGGAAGTATCGCTCCGCTATACATCCATCGTCTCTCCGATAGACGGCGTGGTCATATCGCGCAATGTGGATGTCGGACAAACTGTCGCCGCAAGTCTTCAGGCGCCGATTCTTTTTGTCATTGCCAATGATCTCAGCAAAATTCAGGTCGAGGCAACGATCGATGAAGTGGATATCGGCAAAGTAAAAGTGAATCAAGAAGTGTCTTTTTATGTGGATGCGTACCCGGATGAAAAATTTAAAGGTCGTGTGGCACAGGTTCGTTTGCAGCCGATTACTACACAGAACTTGGTTAGCTATGAAGTGATCATCGAAGTAGAGAATCGCGACAATAAATTGTTGCCGGGCATGACAGCCAATTTGTCTATCATCGTTGACACCAAAAAAGATGTGGTAAAAGTTCCAAATATGGCATTGCGATTTCAACCGGCACTGACGCAGGAGCAATTCAAGAAATATTCGGCAATGTACGGCGATAAATTTGATCTAAAAAACAGCGCAATGGTTTGGGCATTACAATCCGGTGAACTGGCGCCGATCATCGTCGATCCGGGATTAACGGACGGCCAGTATACCGAAATTCGAGGCGATCAACTTACAATAGAGCAGATATTGGTAACCGGCATCAGCACTGTTGCGGCACCAGGTAGTGCACGCGATCGCTTTGCACCAAAGAAATAA
- a CDS encoding TatD family hydrolase: MLFDTHAHLDYDLFDDDREAMIARAREAGVDTIVTIGTNLQSAERAKTIAEKYDFVFFAVAHHPADAHTYQSSMMPHYEKLIQHPKCVAVGETGLDYYWKEAAPEQQLPLFRSFIRMACVYDKPIIIHNREANHDIISVLQEEKENGKLSNLRGIMHCFSGDAEAVKQALDLNFYISFSGNITYKKSHLPSIIPMIPHDRILIETDAPFLTPVPHRGKRNESANLRFTAEKLSEINKWTVGETESITSANARRIFGMTH, encoded by the coding sequence ATGTTGTTTGATACGCATGCGCATCTGGATTACGATTTGTTTGACGATGACCGCGAAGCGATGATCGCACGTGCGCGCGAAGCGGGAGTAGATACGATCGTGACTATCGGTACCAATTTACAATCGGCTGAACGAGCTAAAACGATTGCTGAAAAGTATGACTTCGTTTTTTTTGCCGTAGCGCATCATCCTGCCGATGCTCATACATACCAATCATCTATGATGCCGCACTATGAAAAACTGATACAACATCCCAAGTGCGTGGCTGTCGGCGAAACGGGGCTTGACTATTATTGGAAGGAAGCGGCACCGGAGCAACAACTCCCCCTATTCCGTTCTTTTATCAGAATGGCGTGTGTTTATGACAAGCCGATCATTATTCATAACAGAGAAGCCAATCACGATATCATCAGCGTACTGCAGGAGGAGAAGGAAAACGGGAAATTGAGTAATTTAAGAGGAATAATGCATTGCTTTTCCGGTGATGCAGAGGCTGTAAAACAAGCGCTGGATTTGAATTTTTATATCTCTTTTTCAGGGAACATTACCTATAAAAAAAGCCATCTGCCTTCCATCATTCCTATGATACCGCACGATCGTATTTTGATCGAAACGGATGCGCCATTTTTGACACCGGTTCCGCACCGCGGAAAACGTAATGAGTCGGCAAATTTACGTTTTACGGCCGAAAAGTTAAGTGAAATAAACAAATGGACAGTGGGTGAAACCGAGTCGATCACTTCAGCTAACGCCCGACGCATTTTCGGAATGACCCACTGA
- a CDS encoding quinone-dependent dihydroorotate dehydrogenase produces the protein MYQSIIRPILFRFDPEVVHETISRGLFASEPLLRHINFLFCNNSSVLSQTLHDINFTNPIGLAAGFDKYGMGVPVWPHLGFGFAEIGTITGQAQDGNPRPRLFRLPENKALINRFGFNNHGADQTAQTLAQWKRENTLHRIPLGINIGKTKIVSLDHAVEDYAYTFSRLFDYGDYFVVNVSSPNTPNLRKLQDKAFLDAIFSSLMKINREQSGSKLLKPLFVKIAPDLTLSQIDDVLSSIENHKLHGIIATNTTITRENINSRYAGETGGLSGFPLRGMSTEIIRYIHKVTSGKLTIIGAGGVFTAEDAYEKIKAGASLIQIYTGFIYEGPRFCHNLNAGLLKLMKRDGINSIKNIN, from the coding sequence ATGTATCAATCTATTATCAGACCTATTCTTTTTCGATTTGACCCTGAAGTTGTGCACGAAACCATATCACGCGGGCTATTTGCAAGCGAGCCGTTACTTAGACATATAAATTTCTTATTCTGTAATAATTCCTCTGTCCTTTCGCAGACCCTACATGATATTAATTTTACAAACCCTATAGGACTGGCGGCCGGTTTTGATAAGTATGGCATGGGTGTTCCGGTTTGGCCGCATTTGGGTTTCGGTTTTGCTGAGATCGGTACGATAACCGGGCAAGCACAAGATGGCAACCCGCGGCCTCGTTTATTCAGGTTACCGGAAAACAAGGCACTAATCAATCGCTTTGGCTTTAATAATCATGGCGCTGATCAGACTGCACAGACTCTTGCGCAGTGGAAACGTGAAAATACGTTGCACCGAATACCTCTCGGCATCAATATCGGTAAAACAAAAATTGTTTCGCTTGATCACGCTGTCGAAGATTACGCTTATACGTTTTCCCGTTTGTTTGATTACGGCGATTATTTTGTCGTCAATGTGAGCTCACCCAATACGCCCAATCTGCGCAAACTTCAGGACAAAGCTTTTCTCGATGCGATATTTTCGTCCCTCATGAAGATAAACCGTGAGCAAAGCGGTAGCAAACTGCTTAAACCGCTGTTTGTCAAAATAGCGCCGGACCTTACACTTTCACAGATTGACGATGTGTTAAGTTCAATTGAAAACCACAAATTACATGGTATCATTGCAACCAATACGACGATAACGCGTGAAAATATAAATTCGAGATACGCAGGTGAAACCGGAGGATTGAGCGGATTTCCACTCCGTGGTATGTCAACGGAGATTATACGTTACATTCACAAAGTTACATCGGGAAAGCTGACGATTATCGGCGCCGGAGGTGTTTTTACAGCTGAAGATGCGTATGAAAAAATAAAAGCCGGTGCGTCATTAATACAAATATATACCGGATTTATCTATGAGGGGCCACGTTTTTGTCATAATCTAAATGCTGGTTTATTAAAACTTATGAAACGTGATGGAATCAATTCTATAAAAAATATCAATTGA
- a CDS encoding ABC transporter ATP-binding protein, protein MLSVRNIKKTYRMGDIEVMALRGVSLDIYEGEFVAIMGSSGSGKSTFMNTLGCLDQPTSGEYLLDGVSTGHMTKTDLARIRSFKIGFVFQGFNLLSRTSAIENVELPMLYQGVAPKERHDRAMEALKAVGLEKRYDHKPNELSGGQQQRVAIARALAAHPSMILADEPTGNLDSKTSIEIMQIFMRLNDQGITIVLVTHENDIAQYCKRNVVFRDGRIIKDFMVERRLEPEEEMRKVLATSIVDNA, encoded by the coding sequence TTGTTATCCGTTCGCAACATCAAAAAAACATACCGAATGGGTGACATCGAGGTGATGGCCTTACGCGGTGTATCGCTGGATATTTACGAAGGTGAATTTGTTGCGATCATGGGGTCTTCCGGATCGGGCAAATCAACATTTATGAATACGCTTGGATGCCTCGACCAACCGACATCCGGGGAATACCTTTTAGACGGCGTATCCACAGGTCATATGACCAAAACCGATCTGGCGCGCATACGTAGTTTTAAAATCGGATTTGTTTTTCAGGGGTTCAATCTATTGTCGCGTACGAGTGCTATCGAAAACGTGGAATTGCCGATGCTCTATCAAGGCGTAGCTCCCAAAGAACGGCACGATCGTGCCATGGAAGCGCTTAAAGCGGTAGGCCTGGAAAAACGTTATGATCACAAACCCAACGAACTTTCCGGTGGACAACAACAGCGTGTTGCGATTGCGCGTGCTTTGGCGGCACATCCATCCATGATTCTCGCCGACGAACCAACCGGGAACCTGGACAGTAAAACGAGCATCGAAATCATGCAGATTTTTATGCGTCTCAACGATCAAGGTATTACGATCGTACTTGTGACACATGAAAACGATATTGCACAATATTGTAAACGCAATGTTGTTTTTCGTGACGGCCGTATTATTAAGGATTTTATGGTCGAACGTCGTCTCGAACCCGAAGAGGAAATGCGTAAGGTGCTTGCAACTTCCATCGTTGATAATGCTTAA
- a CDS encoding TolC family protein, producing the protein MKFIFVWVILAARSGWSQEVITISTEDTLTLDRCIEIALKNQPALGAAQGAIITAESDYTQVRSLRFPQIQMEAGAYVTNTPLGSSNAIAQAPVIEPKNNTDFIPTIRLTVKQPIYDFGRTDKSLESKSKLIRAAEMSLQATEDDVILNVHTSYYNYVLAQQILKINEERVTQSRKHLERARGFFAVGKIPESEVYKAELEVSNAELELTNARGKLQLAKVSLNSAMGVADWTDDVTSYKVASHENYVAFNANLRESINSAFTGRREVAASEMRVQAWRSALSAAKSQYYPIITASGGFGPYIVRNTLTTGETKDKFKIGYNIGVNFEFPIFQGLNVRADISEAQGGIRIASSQYNTTKQRIAQEVQERYYSVKFAEERYKSTERIVTQTERNLNLAEGRFDTGVGSAIEVTDANFSVANARIERTTALYNYKIELARFQRTIGTLRK; encoded by the coding sequence ATGAAATTTATTTTTGTGTGGGTAATATTGGCCGCGCGGAGCGGATGGTCGCAAGAAGTTATTACCATTTCGACAGAGGACACGCTTACGCTTGATCGCTGTATTGAGATTGCTCTCAAAAATCAACCGGCTCTCGGTGCAGCGCAAGGTGCTATTATCACGGCCGAATCCGATTATACGCAGGTGCGCTCACTTCGTTTTCCGCAGATTCAAATGGAAGCAGGGGCTTATGTGACCAATACACCTCTTGGGTCTTCCAATGCAATAGCTCAGGCACCGGTGATCGAACCTAAAAACAACACGGATTTTATTCCCACCATACGACTTACCGTCAAACAACCGATTTATGATTTTGGTCGTACGGATAAATCGCTCGAATCCAAAAGCAAATTAATTCGCGCTGCTGAGATGTCTCTGCAAGCTACCGAAGATGATGTGATACTCAATGTTCATACGAGTTATTACAACTACGTGCTTGCGCAACAAATTTTAAAAATCAATGAGGAGCGAGTAACGCAATCGCGAAAACACTTAGAGCGTGCGCGTGGTTTTTTTGCCGTAGGAAAAATTCCAGAGTCGGAAGTTTATAAAGCGGAGCTTGAAGTTTCTAACGCTGAACTTGAATTGACGAATGCGCGAGGAAAATTACAATTAGCAAAAGTAAGCCTCAATAGCGCTATGGGCGTGGCCGATTGGACGGACGACGTAACAAGTTATAAAGTGGCGTCTCATGAAAATTATGTAGCTTTTAACGCGAATCTCAGAGAATCTATCAATTCTGCGTTTACCGGACGTCGTGAGGTAGCGGCTTCGGAAATGCGAGTCCAAGCATGGCGTTCTGCATTGAGTGCAGCCAAAAGCCAATATTATCCCATTATCACAGCTTCGGGTGGTTTTGGCCCATATATCGTGCGTAACACATTGACTACCGGGGAAACAAAAGACAAGTTCAAGATCGGTTATAACATCGGCGTGAATTTTGAGTTTCCGATTTTTCAAGGCCTCAATGTACGTGCCGATATATCCGAAGCGCAAGGCGGGATTCGTATTGCAAGTTCGCAGTACAATACTACGAAACAACGCATTGCTCAGGAAGTGCAGGAAAGATATTACAGTGTGAAGTTTGCGGAAGAACGATACAAATCAACCGAGCGTATAGTTACTCAAACGGAGCGTAATCTCAATCTGGCGGAGGGGCGATTTGACACCGGTGTCGGTTCAGCCATCGAAGTGACGGATGCCAATTTTTCAGTAGCCAATGCGCGCATAGAACGTACAACAGCATTATATAATTACAAAATCGAACTGGCGCGTTTTCAGCGCACAATCGGAACTTTGCGAAAATAA